A genome region from Cervus elaphus chromosome 18, mCerEla1.1, whole genome shotgun sequence includes the following:
- the FLNC gene encoding filamin-C isoform X3: MMNNSGYSEAPGFGLGDEVDDMPSTEKDLAEDAPWKKIQQNTFTRWCNEHLKCVGKRLTDLQRDLSDGLRLIALLEVLSQKRMYRKFHPRPNFRQMKLENVSVALEFLEREHIKLVSIDSKAIVDGNLKLILGLIWTLILHYSISMPMWEDEDDEDARKQTPKQRLLGWIQNKVPQLPITNFNRDWQDGKALGALVDNCAPGLCPDWEAWDPNQPVENAREAMQQADDWLGVPQVIAPEEIVDPNVDEHSVMTYLSQFPKAKLKPGAPVRSKQLNPKKAIAYGPGIEPQGNTVLQPAHFTVQTVDAGVGEVLVYIEDPEGHTEEAKVVPNNDKNRTYAVSYVPKVAGLHKVTVLFAGQNIERSPFEVNVGMALGDANKVSARGPGLEPVGNVANKPTYFDIYTAGAGTGDVAVVIVDPQGRRDTVEVALEDKGDSTFRCTYRPVMEGPHTVHVAFAGAPITRSPFPVHVAEACNPNACRASGRGLQPKGVRVKEVADFKVFTKGAGSGELKVTVKGPKGTEEPVKVREAGDGVFECEYYPVVPGKYVVTITWGGYAIPRSPFEVQVSPEAGMQKVRAWGPGLETGQVGKSADFVVEAIGTEVGTLGFSIEGPSQAKIECDDKGDGSCDVRYWPTEPGEYAVHVICDDEDIRDSPFIAHIQPAPPDCFPDKVKAFGPGLEPTGCIVDKPAEFTIDARAAGKGDLKLYAQDADGCPIDIKVIPNGDGTFRCSYVPTKPIKHTIIVSWGGVNVPKSPFRVNVGEGSHPERVKVYGPGVEKTGLKANEPTYFTVDCSEAGQGDVSIGIKCAPGVVGPAEADIDFDIIKNDNDTFTVKYTPPGAGRYTIMVLFANQEIPASPFHIKVDPSHDASKVKAEGPGLNRTGVEVGKPTHFTVLTKGAGKAKLDVHFAGAAKGEAVRDFEIIDNHDYSYTVKYTAVQQGNMAVTVTYGGDPVPKSPFVVNVAPPLDLSKVKVQGLNSKVAVGQEQAFSVNTRGAGGQGHLDVRMTSPSRRPIPCKLEPGGGAETQAVRYMPPEEGPYKVDITYDGHPVPGSPFTVEGVLPPDPSKVCAYGPGLKGGLVGTPAPFSIDTKGAGTGGLGLTVEGPCEAKIECQDNGDGSCAVSYLPTEPGEYTINILFAEAHIPGSPFKATIRPVFDPSKVRASGPGLERGKVGEAATFTVDCSEAGEAELTIEILSDAGVKAEVLIHNNADGTYHITYSPAFPGTYTITIKYGGHPVPKFPTRVHVQPAVDTSGVKVSGPGVEPHGVLREVTTEFTVDARSLTATGGNHVTARVLNPSGAKTDTYVTDNGDGTYRVQYTAYEEGVHLVEVLYDDVAVPKSPFRVGVTEGCDPTRVRAFGPGLEGGLVNKANRFTVETRGAGTGGLGLAIEGPSEAKMSCKDNKDGSCTVEYIPFTPGDYDVNITFGGRPIPGSPFRVPVKDVVDPGKVKCSGPGLGAGVRARVPQTFTVDCSQAGRAPLQVAVLGPTGVAEPVEVRDNGDGTHTVHYTPATDGPYTVAVKYADQEVPRSPFKIKVLPAHDASKVRASGPGLNASGIPASLPVEFTIDARDAGEGLLTVQILDPEGKPKKANIRDNGDGTYTVSYLPDMSGRYTITIKYGGDEIPYSPFRIHALPTGDASKCLVTVSIGGHGLGACLGPRIQIGEETVITVDAKAAGKGKVTCTVSTPDGAELDVDVVENHDGTFDIYYTAPEPGKYVITIRFGGEHIPNSPFHVLATEEPVVPAEPMESMLRPFNLVIPFTVQKGELTGEVRMPSGKTARPNITDNKDGTITVRYAPTEKGLHQMGIKYDGNHIPGSPLQFYVDAINSRHVSAYGPGLSHGMVNKPATFTIVTKDAGEGGLSLAVEGPSKAEITCKDNKDGTCTVSYLPTAPGDYSIIVRFDDKHIPGSPFTAKITGDDSMRTSQLNVGTSTDVSLKITESDLSQLTASIRAPSGNEEPCLLKRLPNRHIGISFTPKEVGEHVVSVRKSGKHVTNSPFKILVGPSEIGDASKVRVWGKGLSEGHTFQVAEFIVDTRNAGYGGLGLSIEGPSKVDINCEDMEDGTCKVTYCPTEPGTYIINIKFADKHVPGSPFTVKVTGEGRMKESITRRRQAPSIATIGSTCDLNLKIPGNWFQMVSAQERLTRTFTRSSHTYTRTERTEISKTRGGETKREVRVEESTQVGGDPFPAVFGDFLGRERLGSFGSITRQQEGEASSQDMTAQVTSPSGKTEAAEIVEGEDSAYSVRFVPQEMGPHTVTVKYRGQHVPGSPFQFTVGPLGEGGAHKVRAGGTGLERGVAGVPAEFSIWTREAGAGGLSIAVEGPSKAEIAFEDRKDGSCGVSYVVQEPGDYEVSIKFNDEHIPDSPFVVPVASLSDDARRLTVTSLQETGLKVNQPASFAVQLNGARGVIDARVHTPSGAVEECYVSELDSDKHTIRFIPHENGVHSIDVKFNGAHIPGSPFKIRVGEQSQAGDPGLVSAYGPGLEGGTTGVSSEFIVNTLNAGSGALSVTIDGPSKVQLDCRECPEGHVVTYTPMAPGNYLIAIKYGGPQHIVGSPFKAKVTGPRLSGGHSLHETSTVLVETVTKSSSSRGSSYSSIPKFSSDASKVVTRGPGLSQAFVGQKNSFTVDCSKAGTNMMMVGVHGPKTPCEEVYVKHMGNRVYNVTYTVKEKGDYILIVKWGDESVPGSPFKVNVP, from the exons ATGATGAACAACAGCGGCTACTCCGAGGCCCCGGGCTTCGGCCTGGGCGACGAGGTGGACGACATGCCGTCCACGGAGAAGGACCTGGCCGAGGACGCGCCGTGGAAGAAGATCCAGCAGAACACGTTCACGCGCTGGTGCAACGAGCACCTCAAGTGCGTGGGCAAGCGCCTCACCGACCTGCAGCGCGACCTCAGCGACGGGCTGCGCCTCATCGCGCTGCTCGAGGTGCTCAGCCAGAAGCGCATGTACCGCAAGTTCCACCCGCGCCCCAACTTCCGCCAGATGAAGCTGGAGAACGTGTCCGTGGCCCTCGAGTTCCTCGAGCGCGAGCACATCAAGCTGGTGTCCATCG ACAGCAAGGCCATCGTGGATGGGAACCTGAAGCTGATCCTGGGGCTCATCTGGACCCTGATCCTGCACTACTCCATCTCCATGCCCATGTGGGAGGACGAGGACGACGAGGATGCCCGCAAGCAGACACCCAAGCAGCGTCTACTCGGCTGGATCCAGAACAAGGTGCCCCagctgcccatcaccaacttcaaCCGCGACTGGCAGGACGGCAAAGCTCTGGGCGCCCTGGTGGACAACTGTGCCCCTG GCCTTTGCCCTGACTGGGAGGCCTGGGACCCCAACCAGCCTGTGGAGAACGCCCGGGAGGCCATGCAGCAGGCGGACGACTGGCTCGGGGTGCCCCAG GTGATTGCCCCCGAGGAGATCGTGGACCCCAACGTGGATGAACATTCGGTCATGACCTACCTGTCCCAGTTCCCCAAGGCCAAACTCAAACCTGGTGCCCCTGTTCGGTCCAAGCAACTGAACCCCAAGAAGGCCATCGCCTACGGGCCTG ggatcgagccccagGGTAACACCGTGCTGCAGCCTGCCCATTTCACTGTGCAGACAGTGGATGCTGGCGTGGGCGAGGTTCTGGTCTACATTGAGGATCCTGAGGGCCACACCGAGGAG GCCAAGGTAGTTCCCAACAATGACAAGAACCGCACCTACGCTGTCTCCTACGTGCCCAAGGTTGCCGGCTTGCACAAG GTGACCGTGCTCTTTGCTGGTCAGAACATCGAACGCAGCCCCTTTGAGGTGAACGTGGGCATGGCCCTGGGAGATGCTAACAAGGTGTCAGCCCGTGGTCCTGGCCTGGAACCCGTGGGCAATGTGGCCAACAAACCCACGTACTTTGACATCTACACTGCAG GGGCCGGCACTGGGGACGTTGCCGTGGTAATCGTGGACCCGCAGGGCCGGCGGGACACCGTGGAGGTGGCCCTGGAGGACAAGGGCGACAGCACGTTCCGCTGCACATACAGGCCTGTGATGGAGGGACCCCACACGGTTCACGTGGCCTTCGCTGGAGCCCCCATCACCCGCAGTCCTTTCCCCGTCCACGTGGCAGAAG cCTGTAACCCCAATGCCTGCCGCGCTTCTGGGCGGGGTCTGCAGCCCAAGGGTGTGCGTGTCAAAGAAGTGGCTGACTTCAAGGTGTTCACCAAGGGCGCTGGCAGTGGGGAGCTCAAGGTCACAGTCAAGGGACCTA AAGGCACAGAGGAACCAGTGAAGGTGCGGGAGGCCGGGGATGGCGTGTTCGAGTGTGAGTACTACCCCGTGGTGCCTGGGAAGTACGTGGTGACCATCACATGGGGCGGCTACGCCATTCCCCGCAG CCCCTTTGAGGTGCAGGTGAGCCCAGAGGCAGGCATGCAGAAGGTCCGGGCCTGGGGTCCCGGTTTGGAAACTGGCCAGGTGGGCAAGTCAGCCGACTTTGTGGTGGAGGCCATTGGCACAGAGGTGGGGACACTGG GCTTCTCCATTGAGGGGCCTTCACAGGCCAAGATCGAGTGTGATGACAAGGGAGACGGCTCCTGCGATGTGCGGTACTGGCCCACAGAGCCCGGCGAGTATGCAGTGCACGTGATCTGTGACGACGAGGACATTCGGGACTCGCCCTTCATCGCCCACATCCAGCCAGCTCCACCCGACTGCTTCCCGGACAAG GTGAAGGCCTTTGGGCCTGGCCTGGAGCCCACCGGCTGCATCGTGGACAAGCCAGCGGAGTTCACCATCGATGCCCGGGCTGCTGGCAAGGGAGACCTGAAGCTCTACGCCCAG GATGCCGACGGATGCCCCATCGACATCAAGGTCATCCCCAATGGCGACGGCACCTTCCGCTGCTCCTACGTGCCCACCAAGCCCATTAAGCACACCATCATCGTCTCCTGGGGAGGCGTCAACGTCCCCAAGAGCCCCTTCCGG GTAAACGTGGGAGAGGGCAGCCACCCTGAGCGGGTGAAGGTGTATGGCCCCGGCGTGGAGAAGACAGGCCTCAAGGCTAATGAGCCCACCTACTTCACAGTGGACTGCAGCGAAGCGGGGCAAG GCGATGTGAGCATTGGCATCAAGTGCGCCCCCGGTGTGGTGGGCCCCGCAGAGGCTGACATCGACTTTGACATCATCAAGAATGACAACGACACCTTCACAGTCAAGTACACACCTCCGGGGGCAGGCCGCTACACCATCATGGTGCTGTTTGCCAACCAG GAGATCCCCGCCAGTCCCTTCCATATCAAGGTGGACCCATCCCATGATGCCAGCAAGGTCAAGGCAGAGGGCCCTGGGCTGAACCGCACAG GTGTGGAAGTTGGGAAGCCCACTCACTTCACGGTGCTGACCAAGGGAGCCGGCAAGGCCAAGCTGGACGTGCACTTTGCCGGAGCCGCCAAGGGAGAAGCCGTGCGAGACTTTGAGATCATCGACAACCATGACTACTCCTACACTGTCAAGTACACGGCTGTGCAGCAG GGCAACATGGCGGTGACAGTGACCTATGGTGGAGACCCTGTCCCCAAGAGCCCCTTCGTGGTGAACGTGGCACCACCGCTGGACCTCAGCAAAGTCAAGGTTCAAGGCCTCAACAGCA AGGTGGCTGTGGGGCAGGAACAGGCATTTTCTGTGAACACACGAGGGGCTGGCGGTCAGGGCCACCTGGACGTGCGGATGACCTCGCCCTCCCGAAGACCCATCCCCTGCAAGCTGGAGCCCGGTGGTGGAGCTGAGACCCAGGCAGTGCGCTACATGCCCCCTGAGGAGGGGCCCTACAAGGTGGACATCACCTATGATGGTCACCCGGTGCCTGGCAGCCCCTTCACCGTGGAGGGCGTCCTGCCCCCTGACCCCTCCAAG GTCTGTGCTTACGGCCCTGGTCTCAAGGGTGGGCTGGTAGGTACGCCAGCGCCCTTCTCCATCGACACCAAGGGAGCGGGCACCGGTGGCCTGGGGCTGACCGTAGAGGGCCCCTGCGAGGCCAAGATCGAGTGCCAGGACAATGGGGATGGCTCCTGTGCCGTCAGCTACCTGCCCACAGAGCCGGGCGAGTACACCATCAACATCCTGTTTGCCGAAGCGCACATCCCCGGCTCGCCCTTCAAGGCTACCATCCGGCCCGTGTTCGACCCGAGCAAGGTGCGGGCCAGCGGACCAGGCCTGGAGCGTGGCAAGGTTGGGGAGGCGGCCACCTTCACTGTGGACTGCTCGGAGGCGGGCGAGGCCGAGCTGACCATCGAGATCCTGTCGGATGCCGGCGTCAAGGCCGAGGTGCTGATCCACAACAACGCGGACGGCACCTACCATATCACCTACAGCCCCGCCTTCCCCGGCACCTACACCATTACCATCAAGTACGGCGGGCACCCCGTACCCAAGTTCCCCACCCGCGTCCACGTGCAGCCCGCGGTCGACACCAGTGGCGTCAAGGTCTCAGGGCCCGGTGTGGAGCCGCACG GTGTCCTGCGTGAAGTGACCACTGAGTTCACTGTGGACGCGAGATCCCTGACAGCCACGGGTGGGAACCACGTGACGGCTCGCGTGCTCAACCCCTCGGGCGCTAAGACAGACACCTACGTGACCGACAATGGGGACGGCACCTACCGCGTGCAGTACACGGCCTACGAAGAGG GAGTGCACTTGGTGGAGGTGCTGTACGATGACGTGGCCGTGCCCAAGAGCCCCTTCCGCGTGGGCGTGACTGAGGGCTGTGACCCCACCCGTGTCCGGGCCTTTGGGCCGGGGCTGGAGGGGGGCTTGGTCAACAAGGCTAACCGCTTCACCGTGGAAACCAG GGGAGCCGGCACCGGGGGCCTAGGCCTAGCCATCGAGGGCCCGTCAGAAGCCAAGATGTCGTGCAAGGACAACAAGGACGGGAGCTGCACCGTGGAGTACATCCCCTTCACCCCCGGAGACTACGACGTCAACATCACCTTCGGGGGCCGGCCCATCCCAG GGAGTCCATTCCGGGTGCCAGTGAAGGACGTGGTGGACCCCGGAAAGGTGAAGTGCTCGGGCCCAGGGCTGGGAGCCGGCGTCAGGGCCCGGGTACCCCAGACCTTCACAGTGGACTGCAGCCAAGCTGGCCGGGCGCCCCTGCAGGTGGCCGTGCTGGGCCCCACAG GTGTGGCCGAGCCTGTGGAGGTGCGTGACAATGGGGATGGCACCCACACAGTCCACTACACCCCAGCCACGGACGGGCCCTACACAGTAGCCGTCAAGTACGCCGACCAGGAGGTGCCACGCAG TCccttcaagatcaaggtgcttcCAGCCCACGATGCCAGCAAGGTGCGGGCCAGCGGCCCTGGCCTCAATGCCTCTGGCATCCCAGCCAGCCTGCCCGTGGAGTTCACCATCGACGCCCGGGATGCTGGGGAGGGCTTGCTCACTGTCCAGATCCTG GACCCTGAGGGTAAGCCCAAGAAGGCCAACATCCGAGACAACGGGGATGGCACGTACACCGTGTCCTACCTCCCGGACATGAGTGGCCGGTACACCATCACCATCAAGTATGGCGGCGATGAGATCCCCTACTCGCCCTTCCGCATCCATGCCCTGCCCACTGGGGATGCCAGCAAGTGCCTGGTCACAG TGTCCATTGGAGGCCACGGCCTAG GTGCCTGCCTGGGCCCCCGCATCCAGATTGGGGAGGAGACGGTGATCACAGTGGACGCCAAGGCAGCAGGCAAGGGGAAGGTGACATGCACAGTGTCCACCCCTGACGGGGCGGAGCTCGACGTGGACGTGGTCGAGAACCACGACGGTACCTTCGACATCTACTACACGGCGCCCGAGCCTGGCAAGTACGTCATCACCATTCGCTTCGGAGGCGAGCACATCCCCAACAGCCCCTTCCACGTGCTG GCCACAGAGGAGCCGGTGGTGCCTGCGGAACCCATGGAGTCCATGCTGAGACCCTTCAACCTGGTCATCCCCTTCACTGTGCAGAAAGGGGAACTCACAG GGGAGGTGCGGATGCCCTCTGGGAAGACCGCCCGGCCCAACATTACTGACAACAAGGACGGCACCATCACGGTGAGGTACGCGCCCACCGAGAAGGGCCTGCACCAGATGGGGATCAAGTATGACGGCAACCACATCCCCG ggaGCCCCCTGCAGTTCTACGTGGACGCCATCAACAGCCGCCACGTCAGCGCCTATGGACCAGGCCTGAGCCATGGCATGGTCAACAAGCCGGCCACCTTCACCATTGTCACCAAGGATGCCGGGGAAG GGGGCCTGTCCCTGGCTGTGGAGGGCCCGTCCAAGGCGGAGATCACCTGCAAGGACAACAAGGATGGCACCTGCACCGTGTCCTACCTCCCCACGGCGCCCGGAGACTACAGCATCATTGTGCGCTTTGATGACAAGCACATCCCAGGGAGCCCCTTCACGGCCAAGATCACAG GTGATGACTCGATGAGGACGTCACAGCTGAACGTGGGCACCTCCACGGATGTGTCCCTGAAGATCACCGAGAGTGACCTGAGCCAGCTGACCGCCAGCATCCGTGCCCCCTCGGGCAACGAGGAGCCCTGCCTGCTGAAGCGTCTGCCCAACCGGCACATCG GCATCTCCTTCACCCCCAAAGAAGTTGGGGAGCACGTGGTGAGCGTGCGCAAGAGCGGCAAGCACGTCACCAACAGCCCCTTCAAGATCCTGGTGGGACCGTCTGAGATCGGGGATGCTAGCAAGGTGCGGGTCTGGGGCAAGGGCCTGTCCGAGGGACACACGTTCCAGGTGGCGGAGTTCATCGTGGACACTCGTAATGCAG GTTATGGTGGCCTGGGGCTGAGTATTGAAGGCCCTAGCAAGGTGGACATCAACTGCGAGGACATGGAGGATGGCACGTGCAAAGTTACCTACTGCCCCACCGAACCCGGCACCTATATCATCAACATCAAGTTCGCCGACAAGCACGTGCCTG GAAGCCCCTTCACGGTGAAGGTCACCGGCGAGGGCCGCATGAAGGAAAGCATCACCCGGCGCAGGCAGGCACCGTCCATCGCCACCATCGGCAGCACCTGCGACCTCAACCTCAAGATCCCAG GGAACTGGTTCCAGATGGTGTCCGCCCAGGAGCGCCTGACACGCACCTTCACCCGCAGCAGCCACACCTACACCCGCACAGAGCGCACGGAAATCAGCAAGACGCGGGGCGGGGAGACCAAGCGCGAAGTGCGGGTGGAGGAGTCCACCCAGGTTGGCGGAGACCCCTTCCCCGCCGTCTTCGGGGACTTCCTGGGCCGGGAGCGCCTGGGCTCTTTTGGCAGCATCACCCGGCAGCAGGAGG GTGAGGCCAGCTCTCAGGACATGACCGCACAGGTGACCAGCCCATCGGGCAAGACGGAAGCCGCTGAGATCGTGGAGGGGGAGGACAGCGCGTACAGCGTCCGCTTCGTGCCCCAGGAGATGGGGCCCCACACGGTCACGGTCAAGTACCGCGGCCAGCATGTGCCAGGCAGCCCCTTTCAGTTCACCGTGGGGCCACTGGGTGAAGGCGGTGCGCACAAGGTGCGAGCTGGAGGCACAGGGCTGGAGCGAGGGGTGGCCGGCGTGCCAG CCGAGTTCAGCATCTGGACTCGAGAAGCAGGTGCCGGGGGCCTATCGATCGCCGTGGAGGGCCCCAGCAAGGCAGAGATCGCATTTGAGGACCGCAAGGATGGCTCGTGTGGGGTCTCCTATGTCGTCCAGGAGCCAG GTGACTATGAGGTCTCCATCAAGTTCAACGACGAGCACATCCCAGACAGCCCTTTCGTGGTACCCGTGGCCTCCCTCTCAGATGATGCTCGCCGTCTCACTGTCACCAGCCTCCAG GAGACCGGGCTCAAGGTGAACCAGCCGGCGTCCTTTGCGGTGCAGCTGAACGGCGCACGGGGCGTGATTGACGCTAGGGTGCACACGCCCTCAGGTGCCGTGGAGGAGTGCTACGTCTCCGAACTGGACAGTG ACAAGCACACCATCCGTTTCATCCCCCATGAGAACGGCGTCCACTCCATCGACGTCAAGTTCAATGGTGCCCACATCCCTGGCAGTCCCTTCAAGATCCGAGTTGGGGAGCAGAGCCAGGCTGGGGACCCAGGCTTGGTGTCGGCCTATGGTCCTGGGCTCGAGGGAGGCACTACAG GTGTGTCATCAGAGTTCATCGTCAACACCCTGAATGCGGGCTCAGGGGCCTTGTCTGTCACTATTGACGGCCCCTCCAAGGTGCAGCTGGACTGTCGGGAGTGTCCTGAGGGTCACGTGGTCACTTACACTCCCATGGCTCCTGGCAACTACCTCATCGCCATCAAGTATGGTGGCCCCCAGCACATCGTGGGCAGCCCCTTCAAGGCTAAAGTCACAG GTCCCCGGCTGTCTGGAGGCCACAGCCTTCACGAAACATCCACGGTCCTGGTGGAGACTGTGACCAAGTCGTCCTCAAGCCGGGGTTCCAGCTACAGCTCCATCCCCAAGTTCTCCTCAGATGCCAGCAAGGTGGTGACGCGGGGCCCCGGGCTGTCCCAGGCCTTTGTGGGCCAGAAGAACTCCTtcaccgtggactgcagcaaagCAG GCACCAATATGATGATGGTGGGCGTGCACGGGCCCAAGACCCCCTGTGAGGAGGTGTATGTGAAGCACATGGGGAACCGGGTGTACAACGTCACCTACACCGTCAAGGAGAAAGGGGACTACATCCTCATCGTCAAGTGGGGCGACGAAAGTGTCCCCGGAAGCCCCTTCAAAGTCAATGTGCCCTGA